TGGACATAACTCCATGGAATTCAGTTGGTGATGGTATACAATGTGTGAGAGACTATGGGTGTGTGGCAGAATTGAGGCTAAAGGACTTAACAGATGCATGAACACAATCTATTGAACTGGGAAGGTCCTGATATGATGCCATTTGATTCCACATCAAAAagtaaattgctgaaatgtgcaCCACCTCATTACAAGGCACCTTTGTTTGCTATTCTCAATGATATTTGTCCTACAGTACAAATATATGAGGTTTTTACATTGTTCAATCAATTAATTGAATTGGAACATAATGAGCAAGATGGGACATTTTGCAATCATGTTGATAAACAAAAGATATAAATGACaccaaaagaaatatattttgaatTGTCAAAAGGTGGTACTCCCAAAGAAAAATTAGATGGGTCACCAACTATTGAGATGTAGAAACAAATGAGGCAGAAACAGAAGGGACAAGCAACCCCACCAAAGAAGGTGGTACTAAGTGATGCTGAGGAAGTGGTAACACCTTCTGTTCCTCAAATGCTCCAATCCAACTCATATGGTCAGACATGGGAAACAGGCAGGTCTCCAGTCACAGTCCATACCTTTATAGCTGGGGACCCACGCCCCCATGATATTGTTTCTTCTATTTGGCATGGACAGACCTCAGCATGTCACTACTGTATTAGATACTGAAGCTGACAAAGGTATTTTTAATGGCAATATGTCTATTGCAAACAATACTCACTGTTTACCAACTATACAAGTAGAAGGGTTGGGGTAACATAACACACTGGCATACAAGGTACTAGCACAAATGGCAATGGAAAAGGGGCACATATTCACTGCAGACATATCAGTTAGTGAGCTACCTGATAACAGAGAGCAAAAGCTACATAAAGATCAGGAAACTTTACTCTTTGATGAAAAAACTGTCTTTGTTTCTGCAGAAAAGCTTGTTGTGAGTGGTAATGAAATATAGACCCCAGTGTATATCCCTCCGGCTTCTCAGCCAGTGATCGAAAAGCAAATGGAGGATACAACCAAAGTGGAACCAGTGACTGTAAGAACTGACCTATCAACTGCTGAGTGGACCAGACAGGAATTTCTAGCTGCCGATGCCAGAATGGCACAAAGAAGGACTTTACAGGAACAGAAGTGGTACTCACAAGAAAGGGGACACATGGAAGGACTTGACCCCCAAACACTATCACAGCTACTTGCAGGACGTGTTAAATTTAAATCCATGTTACCTGAGGTACTAGTACTCAGTGTCGgaatggggcatgaagggcccaccgagggactgcaatgctaggggcccaccagaggaggtgtggccagccactagaggggcagtggtcagctcacaaaggacagctagcaccatagtgtagtgtcgtgaacatagagagcttgcagttatttataagggataattcataactgcagtgtaaataggttgtatcaaatgaatccattgataagttagtgtaacagttaaagacgcagagtcggatgtaaatgtgtttgatggctttgcacaccccagtgtgaaacagatagaagtgtcacctgggggcagttcaaaggactcccggggcgagatctagactatttgtgacacgtgaatagacttttaggtaccgctcagcatgtggtctggctcaattaggccccagacatgccgactgcattAAACTGGATTAAAAATGTAACTCGGGGTTCTCTCTGAGGGAGTCAAatgattgaagaggttccatttttttctgcttctcccagccccagaaacttgattctaagtgaggtatcaattctgtgttttatcctttttattttataagaaacaattgcactatatttgcctgtcttttattatctttttatcttaagcattgtggatgtattttccatattaaattacacttaataagttctagtctctgtgttcttacgaattcatgcgacagtttggtccagacgctacctaatggAAACTgcgcaaaccttgtggtttatgtgaactctgattaaagtaaattgtgttagattaatgctagggagaaccgaaggcttcctaaataagagtgtcagctcttgtccgaaaaaatcttggtggtggtaataagtatcgcaaagctagtgtgtggcatagatagggaaggatttaatcattttagacagaccaggtggttgttatttggttaaccctgtgtcacatatgcatcacgcagactcaggtgagtgctgttcgtgacatgtagtatataaagaatgtagtgtgtatataaagagtacacagttttgacctgccccttagattgggcagaacagtcaccaaaaatcgggattgtcccacttgaccaggcttggctaacctgtggcactccaggtgttgtgaaagtacaagccccagcatgctttgccaatatatagcagcttattgctggacaggtatgctgggacttgaagtttcacaacacctggagtgccaagCCTTCACTAGACTCAGaagatttgacagactgtcctacctgttcttgttcttttaccacctgtggctgctggtttctttagttgcggcttgtctggatcctggaatgttgagggccctatttagaaaaaaaaatgggtacatttagaaaattccaaccatccccggcgttaaatcaataggaatcaaaattaatacttaggcctttctccagccctaacattaaattaatagtattcacatttaataaataaacctgataccgtccccccaaacagcaccagcaatacattaatagcatttacatttaatacatcaattttccacaaccattcccagcattaaataatattcacatttaatagatagcccttctccccacactcagccccacttTCAAAGATAGACCGaaaacacctcagcattaaattaaaggtcccatcaccccctccctatagtttctctgtgcagcccctctctatatagtttagtatagaacGGCAGCCCAcctagagtttagtatagtcagcccccctatgccacacaggagtggcCCCCAATGGTATCCCACACAGTAgtgtcatgttatgccacacaatagtaccaaaaattaaaaaatatagtttCCCCCAATTCATGTTGTGCCTGCAATAGTGCCgcccaattcatatatatatatatatatatatatatatatatatattacttagcCATATGTTGATTGTagaagcctctctgctccttgatGCTCCTCTACTTCTAATGCTCCCGCTGCAGGcaatcagctgacaggaggagggggcgggtcacatgataacagctgcgatcgcatttgaaagatcATCTTTCAAAAGCGATCGCAGCTGAGATCGCATTTGAAGCAGCGGGTACCCCGGGGAGGACAGCGGGCTCCTTAGTGCGGACAACGGATCCCCAGGGCAGCTCCGCCCACTTTTAAAAtagggtgtggccgtaaggcagcGGGGCCCActggtgatttttccggtatgccgatgggccagtccgacgctgctagTACTGCTTATATCCGAGTCCCTTGTGAGTGAAGCACCATTGTGGGAGGACTTATCATAGTATGGAAGAGAGCAGTGTTGTCTTACTGATGGTTCTGACACACTAACAGCAAAAGGACAAGTGTGTTCTGCTACAGCTATGCAACCAACTTCACAGACCATCATACATCAGACAAGAGGAGGGAGAATCCAGCCAGTTTGCTGACTTTACGGCTGTTGTCTAAGTCTCTAAAGAGATTACAGGCCCTCTAATTCTTTACATTGATAGCTGGGTTTTGTTTAAAGGACTGACTGTTTGAATGTTCTCCTGAAAATATGACTACAGGACAATTCACAACAAACTCACTTCCAGAAAACTAATAAGTGGGAGAAGATGTGTGTGAGACAAGTTAATGCACATAATGAGCAAGTAAATGAACGGACTATAGAACACAGTGTGCAAGTTACATCAGATGAGGAAGCACTGATAGTGCTAGGATGCTGTGTACAAGAGACATCAGGCCATAGGCCACAGAGGAGCTGAAGCTAAATTCCAGTAAGCAATGTGACTTCATTGGTGGAAGAAGAGTGTTCTATTGTGTGACTGCAGTGCATACTTACTCAGAAATGATGCTGTCTCAATCAGTTTAATGCAAGTCAAGAGACTACAATGAAATAACTAGTACTTGTTTTACATAAAGGGATGCCTATAAAATTCAAACAGATAATGGCATCCATTTCAAAGGACAGAAAGTGCATCAAGCACATGAAAATGAAGTACACTGGGTCTTGCATATTTCTTACTACCCACAAACTGCCAGTTTGATTGAGTGAATGAATGTTTGttaaacttacacacacacacacacacacacactcaagggGTGGGATAAAGTGTAAGTAGATGACCCTTTTCTCAGGCTTACTCCAGCAACTAAAACACAAGACACATAAGTGCATGGTAATGGGTGTAAGTGACATACCTACTATAGAAATGCAGAATTATTTTGATTAGGAATAATAGGTTGATGAAGATGATATAGTAAATATTGTGTTTAATTAACCCCCCATTGTGATTCCACACATCCAGTAGATGCCATTACAGCATAAGTATGGCTCAGTTCTCATAAAATTCAGATTATGTGGGAAATATTTATAGCACAGGCTGGCCAGAAGGTGTAAATAATAATGCTGATATGGATTTActttatgatgatgatgctgacatCAGAGTCTCCTTTTTTACAGAGTAATACCTCTGCTATGATGTTTTCCTGTGGACGTTGGGGATGTCAGCACTAATGGTCGCCAACAAACATGTGTCACCAGAGATATCAATGACAGCAGCAAACAGCACTTCATCCTATGCCGATCTGCCATTTCTGTGGGATCTGTGTCTGTTGAATTTAATGACTAACCATCCCTATACAATCTGGGATAAATGTGAAATTCCAAAAGACAACTGCAAAGGAGTCAACAGTAGATATCAAACAACTAAAAATAGTGTACAAGTTAGCAGTTTTTAAGAAATCATGATATTGGAATGTATTGAATGGCATAATCCCATTGCCAAATTTAACTATTCAAGTTTTAGCCAATGTAGATTCATTGATTCTTCAAAGATTGTTCTATTATGTGTGGTAATATGGCCTATTATTACTTTCCTGCTAATTATGCAAGATAATGATTGGTCATTGTTTGGTTGGGAATTTGGGGATAACAGACAGTGATGTATATACTTAATGTTTTGATTATATTAATaacagaaataggcatttcctatagcaaggttagacaagacGAATTTCATCCCCTGGTCTTagaaataacgattacctatctcacaatataaacaaaatcaaaaaataagtgcaaatgcaattacataaataagtgccctgcgctattcgctttaaatacatttttaccaaaagttatttaatagtgatccagacacacccctccccccccttgtccatgcggcaaccagggtgccatgtccaacgatttggctcctggtccgcagtATCCTAGGGATACCGGAGGTGATCCGGCAGATCTGACATTTCCTCccgagacagtccatccacaTTGCTGCGAGCCTTTCCTTgattgtgaattatgtcaaagtcataaatttgaagtgcaaggctccagtgcAACAAatggccattttcccctgaggcgTGTtacagccactttaaaggattatgatcagtcccCACAGTAAAAcgttgtccatacaaataaggttgtagtttaTTCACTGCCcccacaatggccaaacatttcttctcaattgtggcataccccacctcccagtttagcagttttctgctcaaataggccacagggtgctcctgcccatcaggccccacctggctaagtactgctcccagttcatactgtgacgcatcagtttgcacatcaaagtccttgtcataattaggcgccaacaatactggagcacgaacttcctttaatgactgaaatgccagttCACAAGCGGGTTTCCAGTCAACTAttttggggagtttattcttagtgagatctgtcaggggctttgctacagtattaaagtctgggacagaacgtctgtaatcccctgcagtcgttaagaatgctagtacatgtaactgggtcgtaGGCTGGGGCCAGGttcggattgtctctaccttagctggttctgacctaacccttcctccccccacacAATCACCCTGGTACTGTACCTCtaacatccccatctggcacttctctgccctaacagtcaaacatgcccaccccatattccctaacaccagccctatttgctctagattatcttcccagatcttactgaaattggaaatgtcctctaggtaaccctgaTCGCTGCCTAACTCATCTAAAGATGCAttaatacagggcaaggggtatgtgtcagacatgggcacaggcaggggacctactatatccacagccacttgctgaaaaggttccccaattattaaggacctgaggggagcacaaaCACTGGGGCATCCGagatgctgacacacatcacaggacttacagtaggctgtgcaaacattttttcccgtgctgccccccttcactggaatgacctccctcgttccatccgcctctctcctactctgtgctccttcaaacatacactgaaaacccacctcttccttaaagcctaccaaccatccgcataaccccttcatctcctccacttgcgctctcccttgcctcatctggctccccttgtgcctgttttgttttccctcccttaggatgtaagctcacttgagcagggccctctttcctcctgtctcctcacctgttcttctgctccatgtttattgctttaacctgcctggagttcctgaagtactggtatctctgtttattgttttgtactgtttcaccctgtatagtgtactgtttgtatggtgtacggcgctgcggaaatcttgtggagcctaacaaataaaggataataataatatgccaggATGTCATCAGACATTCCAGGCTAGAAAAatttctgtgtcaggcgcttcagtgtttggtctctggcctggtgtccctccatagggatttcatgCGCAGCTGACATTAGTTGTGCACaaaagccccgtggtaccaccagttgaacttgttcccagactggtctatcccctaGCTCTACCtccctagctacacggtacaacaaacCTTTacaccaggtcacactccctaccttCCTCGCTGGAAGGCTGCTGCCAGCCTGACGCCTTATgtcttccagtgagggatcagagagctgcgctgccctgaactctttcctgcagccctcactatcatctaagtcaggaTTTGCTGTAGGGGGTCTATGTTgcggtgactagggtcagtcaaagtggggtcagtcaaaggggggtcactgtggtcagctttACTCACCGCTgaagctggcatactgctagggacaggagcatcaacGGGCACatccacaagatcaggttggtaagagacaacatcctctgcgtagctaggggacgtagtctttccagaggcaaagggctggctgtttcctgaagaaatagcagatgtggtctttacttctgggctggctgaaacggtggttgcaggtgatgactgttgtctagcagctgtggtctttacCTCTGGGCTGagctgtgcaggtgtagatcctgaagactgtagcttagcagcttggtTCTGGGTAAGAGAGttcagaaatgcggtcacaattccacccccaacattgttgcccaaaatcacatcagttgggaggccatccataacggcaacacctcgcaactcctggccatctacccagtccagatacacccttgctacaggcacttctttttCAAGTCCATCTGTTACAGTAACTTTTGAAGTGCAattctgcaatactgcagcaggatcaataagatggggactcacaacagtaattgaggcccttGAGtctctctcagtccttcaccctgcaggggtcacacttggaccggctgcaggtttctccacatgtttttggggggtcttttggacacagaggtgactctctctgctgagtcaccttcagacacgccacaatccactgggctggcaggggttggaaacagtctctacaggctcaccttcgccagttaagcaagttagccgggccccaggactctgattaggggcacgagtctggggttctgaggctgtgggacagtccatccttaaatgaccgatgtgggacagtccatccttaaatgaccgattttcccgcagttgtagcacttcctctccatcctgggctccgatggtctctgataaTTTCCATTGACAGGACGGGGCAGTGGCTGACGAggggtacccgaagggttagTTACTTGCTTTGGGGGTGAGTAGTAGAaaggtgtccccctgattgtacagttcttaggggttggctgttaacctggcacttctgccagtgtggcttcACAGCCACATAATGATCCGCCAGCTGTGTGGCTGTTTCCAGGGTGCCTAGCTTccggtccagcacccattctgtccCCTCCGGTGCGCACAGTCGGTGAAACTGCTCTCGGTACATCATGTCTATTACCTCATCCACTGTCTGGGTACCTGCCcacgcacccacttcctggcaaactcctcatgagtggcgtggaagtcctttgtaaagtcccggaacttgggacgataggtctctggggtaatagtgtaccatttaaggagtgctctttttactatatcataggccgcacagtcctctgtgggcacccTGCGGTAAGCCTCCACTGCACGtacttgcagtgtgggcaccagatgctttCCTTTCCAGATgcccattcctctctgggtacagcgtgtagcctgcaggtcctttcaaatacctgcaggtgctcaacaatattcccaacacagtcctcaaatttagggcaaggtaaagataacagtcctgatcctctagggggtgcctcccccctgggctgcatggctggtgcccttccctcttggcaCCATGCTCCGATGACCTGTGCCCGATCAGCTGCAGATGCTTTGTCCCCTAAGGCTGTCAGCAGGATCTTTAGCCCGGaagccctgcgctcatcataggatagaggggctggttgtgcgtgtgaagtctgctgggtagagttctctgcaggctgttgatcagggatctctgctgtctgggtgtctggggtaccatgctgtcggtgccattccctcagcgcctctcatctccgccctgtttggcgaatggctgatATCAAagcccttggcactgcacagagtctcgagATCCGCCCTGGACatgttggtgtaatcagacatcctgtgcattctcctggctgcagttattcctcgtCTTAATAACTCGGCTTTCCTGATTGGTTCACGAAAAGCCACCTGCggttatcccaccgcttgccaccagaaatctgtgacaggatggaccgcctatgccaccctgtctgttgttgctgggaaccgtctgggcttattttgccatcatttcctttcgttatcccaaaagcgccctcttgccgcagtaggaggggcttataatgctgccaccactgagctccttctatggcactcagaaccacgttccttctgggtcactggcGCTGCTATTgtacctcattgctggtgtacccgggctggtaactacggatccgggttgctgtgaatggatcccccctggcctatcacactaaccaggctacatgggtagcaggcagagtggtggtactggaaaagcttgggtccaaacctcagacacagccggagaacggattagatttgggtctaatctgtagatcacaggaatacagcaatattgaagatgtttacaagcagatctttgaagcaagatggtttattttctctcaccctagttgaaggtaccagggtgatcaggtcagatgaagtcagaagaatgataccttacatgctcacacagctcatcttttatacagttctgacataggctatttttagattcaggatgtaaccccgtttaccaaaacatggatttacatacattgcaaagccactaatatttatacttagctatgaaattcttaaaacccttgctgtaatttcctgcatctttgtttgagatgcaggaaatgtagcagcacgttttaaattaaaccttcctgtctccgagttaaacctcacacatcaaaagatctaattaacatgtggcctttcatcagaccgttcggaatacatattcacacagaacaacaaaaaccaaaacaagctggtttcccacatcacaatacacaagaggctttgtaaacacaggctcattgtatcagatatatacatcagaaataggcatttcgttagacaagagacgaatttcttcccctggtctcagaaataacgattacctatctcacaatataaacaatatcaaaaaataagtgcaaatgcaattacataaataagtgccctgcgctattcgctttaaatacatttttaccaaaagttatttaatagtgatccagtcacactcacccctccctacaaagccctcaacaacaccacccctttatacatctcaaatctcatatcaaaatacactCCCTTGCACCCTTTTAGCTCtatctctgacctgtgccttgtcttgtctctggacCTCTCACtcgtgcctacaagacttctcccgtgctgctccccacttatggaattccctaacaTTCCCAATcaagctttcccacagccttcaaatctttagatattctctgaaaacctatctcttttttaaagcttaccttttCCATgattatactattcacactaatacactgtCACAGCTGTCCAAATCTCCACTGTAAGCTACACTCATATCTCTtttttcagttgtgccctcttccacttagaacgtaagctctctaatgagcagggtcctctataccctttgttttcatgtccgcatttattttgtctgtcgtgtatgtccttgttttaggcatgtcctgttttccctactgtatggcgctgcggagcactttggtgccttagaaatctacgataataatgataataataaatagatatcCAGTATaggaaatagataaatagatagatagagataaagAATGAAAGATATGAAAcggagagatagataggagatagatcaatcaatagatagatatgagagagatagatagatagacatagtcCTGGTAGTTATTGGGTTAATATAACTCAGCACATCAGTCTGCTCATGATGTACTCATGTGGCACATAGACAATCCTATTACAGTGTTTAAAGAAAAGCTGTTTTTAGCCACAGCAACAACCATTACTAAATCATCCTCTTTATCCTCTTTTATCCCTGAAAAGGATTACCGTTTCAAAACAGAATAGTTGTTTGTGAATTGAGTAGCATACTTAAAAAGAAGAGAGCCTGAATTGCAGCAATTAGAAATCTATGTTTTAGTAATAGATTTTACCAAATATCAAAGAAGTGATTATTGCTGGTGATTTAGCAGTTTGAGTCATGAAAGGAGTGTGTATCAGAAGAAAAAGCCCTTGTGCTAATCTAAGGTTTGGAGATCACACTCACAGCCTAATGGATATATCCAAAGGTAATTGTTATGGTAGTTTTACAGAGAGGAGATTTGACCAAGAAACCCCCATCCTTGCCCAAACAAgaacaaaaaatattaatacttTTATCCTCAACCTCAATGTTGGAGGAAAAATGTTCCAGGTCGATCGCATAGCAGCAGCACAATACCCAGTCACTAGAATTGGAAGAATAGCAACTTGTGCTGATCCAGTAAAAAAACTAGATCTCTGTGATGACTTTTCAGTTCAGAGGAATGAGTATTTTTTTGATCGGGATCCTATCGTTTTCTGCTACATATTCCATTTTTATCGCAGTGGAATACTATGGATAATGGATGAGTTGTGCCCAACTAACTTTGTTGAGGAAATAGAATACTGGGGCATTCATCTAAACTACACACATAAGTGTTGTCGAAGTCTCTTTGAAGAGCATCAAGATGAACTGAAAGATCATCTGAAGATACAGAGGGAACTCCAAGCGGAAGTTGAACGTCTTGACCATGAAACGCACTTTGAAGGGAAGTGGCTTGGCGATTTGAGGAAAAAAATATGGAATTTAGTGGAAAACCCATACTCCTCCATCCCAGCCAAAATCATAGCTATATTATCCAGCTTTTTTGTCTTGATTTCTGTTGTAACCATGTGTCTTAGTACAGTGGAAGAACTTAAAGATATAAATCTTTATGGTAAATCATATATGGAACATGTGGAGATTATCTGTGTCATTTTTTTCACAACGGAGTATGTCATGAGACTATTTTCAACTTCAGATATTAAACGTTTCCTAAAAACATTGTTAAACATTGTTGATCTTATTGCTATTTTACCATTTTATATTCAAATCATATTTGAGAGGTTCTCAGAAGAGGCATATATGCATCTTCACCCTGATGACATTGAAAAAATGGAAAGAGTGGGACAGTTTGGAAAAGTGCTCAAAATTATCCGTCTCATGCGTATATTTCGGATACTAAAATTGGCCCGTCATTCAATTGGTCTGAGAGCTTTTGGCTTCACTATCCGTCAATGCTACCAACAAGTTTGTTGCTTGTTCTTGTTTATTACTATGGGGGTATTTACATTCTCTGCTCTTATGTATTCTGTCGAACATGATATACCTGGAACTAATTTTACCAGCATTCCTGATGCTTGGTGGTGGGCAGCGGTAAGATTTTGTTTTCCATtgataatgttttgtcattaacgcATTTGCAAattgttttccccatgtttttttcttttaactaggGCTCTTATTTAAATTTGCATGATTCACTAATAATAACAATTGTAAATTACTTACAAattataatactatataatgcTTACATGTAATTCATCCTTTATTGAGGAAGTTAAAAGATAATGGAGATGTATTTTGGCATGCAATCTTTCTATACTGCATAATGGTGCCTTGAACAAAATAGATCGATTTTCCATTCATAGTTGAGGAAATTAgtctcatattttattttttagcagtTGATCTTGAATAAATACTGGGGTTATTTATAGTTGAATGTAAGGTCCATTTGTTAGCATAAAATACTTTTATGTATTGCGCATCAACATGAAAAATGCGTAGCCTTATGTCCATATTAAGATACTGGCGTACTCCCGTCATGCGCCTCATTATGTGTGgtgagagggaagggggggaatgATGGGGAATTTTAGCAGTTTAACATAGCtaaagtacagtaaaggtgtgctcATAGGTCACTTGGCATATCTCTTTCCGGTGCTCAGTCATCAGCACGGACCttgccactgtaaaaaaaaaaaagcattaaaggAATAAAAGAAAACTGTCTCCCTCACAGCCACCTCCAACAAAATGCTACCAGCACCAGTACCCATAGTATCGGTTGGTAGTGGCAATTTGAGAGGGAATGAACAGCTCAGGTCCACCTAAAAAGCCGCTAACattccattatggccagataaaaatGCCCTGTAGCACcagcatatatagataataaaatatgtgtaaatTTGTTGTCAGAGAGCTATAATCAAAGATAAATATTCTAGCCACATCTGACTAGTATTTAGAATTGTAGAGACCACAAAGAGCATCTTTGTGACAGCCACACATTACCCCTTCCCAGCCATATCATGCACCCCAGCCATTTTATGCCCCACTCCTCTTCAGCCATTTCATGCTTGATTGTGACTGCAGTTAAAAGTTAATTAGGtctaaaattactttattatccAGTAGAATCACAGAGCATAAGGAAATGAAGAGGCCGTCCTTAAATTGACACATCGCTAACATGTCACTTGAAAGCTGCCCTAGTTTTTAAATG
The Mixophyes fleayi isolate aMixFle1 chromosome 1, aMixFle1.hap1, whole genome shotgun sequence DNA segment above includes these coding regions:
- the LOC142149504 gene encoding potassium voltage-gated channel subfamily V member 2-like, whose protein sequence is MKGVCIRRKSPCANLRFGDHTHSLMDISKGNCYGSFTERRFDQETPILAQTRTKNINTFILNLNVGGKMFQVDRIAAAQYPVTRIGRIATCADPVKKLDLCDDFSVQRNEYFFDRDPIVFCYIFHFYRSGILWIMDELCPTNFVEEIEYWGIHLNYTHKCCRSLFEEHQDELKDHLKIQRELQAEVERLDHETHFEGKWLGDLRKKIWNLVENPYSSIPAKIIAILSSFFVLISVVTMCLSTVEELKDINLYGKSYMEHVEIICVIFFTTEYVMRLFSTSDIKRFLKTLLNIVDLIAILPFYIQIIFERFSEEAYMHLHPDDIEKMERVGQFGKVLKIIRLMRIFRILKLARHSIGLRAFGFTIRQCYQQVCCLFLFITMGVFTFSALMYSVEHDIPGTNFTSIPDAWWWAAVSISTVGYGDTIPDTILGRIVAFLCISFGIILNGMPISILYNRFSDFYAKLKAHDSTTALKLGTEIRFKERIMKKITTCCATRQGINY